The nucleotide window TAAAGGTGGATGATACAGAGGAACATGTTCCTGTAATACCTGTATACTACATCATCTTGTGCATCACACAATACATGAACCCTCAGTTTCGTTGCCAAAGTAAGGAGAGACAAGGCTGTCAACAAAAGTTCGAGCTTCATACGTAACAGGATTTACATCAATCAACAGATCCTTACGCCGATTCTCTTTCAGATTGTAGACAACCCATTCTTCGTCGACTTCCAATAAAACATCATCCTCATCAGTAATGGAACACAATAGCGTACTAAGAGATTCATCCAAACTCGGTTCTATAATCTCAAATTTGGTCCAAGACTCCTTAACCCCATACTCTTTCATGATCCAAAATGTAACTGTGTTTATGTCTCGGGGTAAACTGGTAGATATACAAAGACACCCTTTAAGAGTTGCAAGATTACACATAAAGCAATTATCCTGAAGATCAATAGGTCCTGGTACCTCCAAGAATTTATCAACACTTAAATCAAAAGCAGCAATTGCAGTTGAATGTTCAACAGTTCTACAAGCCAACCAATGCAAAGCCCCATTAACCAAAACCCCAGAAGCACGGTCAGTAAGTGAATGATCATAAGGAGAAACCCCAAGTGTCTCCCAATGACCCTTTCTCACAGAGTACAAATCCACATAAGTATTAGACATAAATTCATTATTCGTATCACGATAGGAAAGAGAAACCACCTTATAATCATCACTAACAATATCATACCCTAAACCATACATGTAACAGCTAGTTTTCGGAGGAAGAGCCCAATCAAAAACAGGAAATTTATGGTATTCTAAGGTAGTTGGGTTGATCAAAAATTGAACATTATCCCTATCAATCACTAAGACCAACCCATTACAAGACCCAGCTACAGAAATCCAGTTATGTGTGAGGTGCTGAAAATTAACCTTTGTTGAAATGCTATCGATGGATTCATTTTCGAGGATGTCGTGGATAAGCGTGATAGTATGAAGTTCGCTACGCCAAGTGACGATAATGAGTTTCTCTTCTTGTGTATGGGCGTGGAGGTTGAAGTGAAGTTTGATGAATTGTGGGTCTGAGAGAAAATTGCGCCAGTGCTTTGATAGGCACCTACACCGCCCAATGGACTTTACAGGGAGGCGGTAGAATATTTCACTTATGAGTTCTTCGGGTAGGTATTTACTTTTGCTCATCGCCATTGTTGGAATTTGGAGGATTTTGGAGGATTTTGTAGGGTATTTGCTCCACCTCTGATTTCAAAGAAAATGGAGAACGTGAAAGGGTCAGTTTTCCCCAGTAATTTTGCACACTAGTGAAATTACGTGCGCTTGcacatttttcacttttttgaCGCTGAAAAGTTTTTTTACTCTGTTTGGTaatgaaacaaaatttaaaaataatttttatttttatttcatggacacaatcaaatattatttttcatttttaaaaagaaaaaactttccAGGGTCAAAACTATTAACACGTTGCCTTTTTCACAATAAATTAGGTTCTACAACAAGGCAATTCACAAAGCACAACTATTAACACGTTGCCTTTTTCATTAATCAATTTTTCATTCATTAAGATTAATCAAGTAGAACAATTGAACTATTTACTTCATTCTCATTACTCCCCTACACACATAATAAAGGGAAATACAAGATTCTACAAGTTTTACATGGTTTTAAAAAGTTTACTTGTGTAACACCTCGAACTTTGAAAAAGCAAAATAGTTGTGCAAATCACCCATCAATTTTAGTTATGGGTCAACTACGATCATTTATTTTAGCACATGAAGATATAGGTGgctcatgacctatcaaattgaaGGTCTTGAGTCATTTTTCCAACAccgccaagtttgctaaattttgagctccGAGTAAAAGGTTATGGTTGTTTGAGTAAGCCTCACCATTTAAGGCATTCCACTCGTTTTaggaaagggtattttggtcttttccttttcccACTAGGCATAGCACATTTTTCCTGACTCAATTAAGGGATCTAATCAGATTCTAAATCACCTATTCACGTTCCTAGACATTCAGGGATTTAGAGCGAggtttcaagaggagaaaagggctAAGTTCAAGTGTTCTTCAAGATTTGTGGTTTCGGCAAGAATATCGttctttccaggtatgtaaggcttctcatagtgttggacttGTTCGCACGCCATACATCTAATTCATCCATGAATATGTCCATGAAATTGTTATATTAAGAGATTTTTTAGTAGTTCTTGATTTTAGTTTCATTCTTTAACCATGGAGGCTTTGAGTTTCTTGTGTTGAGGATCTTGAGTATGAGTTGTGATTTCTTAAAAGGGATTGTATGAAATTTTTCATGTAATCATGTTGGTTTGAGaattaagaagagtttaggagAAATCTCCCAATTCTAAATGAGTTTGAAGcctaatttaacaaaaaaaatcgtCGGGTTCGCTGGGGAGGGGTTGGGGAGCCGCGCCAACAGTGCGCTCGAAACAAGCCCAGTACTTTGGGGCCTAAGGCGGCACGCCAGCAGTGCGCCCGGATCCAATCCAATACTTTTCTGGCGCCCTACGTCTGCAATACGCCCGAAATTCACTGGGCCAGTTCTTCCTTGTTTCGTCAGGGGTGGTTCCTTTAAGTTGTATCTACGTTTCACCTCTCTATATTAACTACTAAAGACTCCTTTTACCTTTGAGAATTCCTTCATGTTCTAATTACATGTCCtaatttacaaattaaaatctaaagtgagtttaagaggaaagttcaagaagttctttttgagtgttttgagaATCTTTTGTAACCAAGTAtaatttgaactaagtttttttgagaaagtaaaaatGAGTAATGAGGAGAGTTGTATTCATAATCGAGAAATAATATAAGGAAACTAAGTACTTCCAAATGTAACACTTTAACATTGAGAAAGAggaactttgatttctaaagaAAGAGTTTATGAGTTCGACATATTTCACTGTCTCTTTAAAAGAgttattttgagtaattacctccaattgagaaagagttatggtttatacatttgagcatgagttatatattattgaaagtagtattgagcaccgatatggggatgagttcagacaactcacattcctcataaatcatgtatccaacatgggtaaaagatCGTATTTTTTAGACGACTCCTttttgcttttaagcatagctatATGGTAGTTCTAACAGTGTgggcgagatgttgtatcatcaacCACTAAGGCATGACCAAGGCCACTCCTACTAGTCGTCTAAGGTTTCACGATTCGTGAAGTAGCTCGTGTGGAGGAGCCAATTTGGGGCAGCCTTAAGGAGGCTACTGCCTCACCTCCACGAGtggcaccacgactcgtggtgacCACCACTGGTCGTAAAGGACCTCGTGGTCATGGGGCAGTGCCTTGGCAAGGCTTGGGCATTTTTGGCCCTTGCCCCTTTGCCCTTGTCCCTAACCCTTCTTCCTTGACGTTAACCCTCACGTTTAGCTCTAATTATGCCTACTAGTTTCCAAGGTGTTAcgataagagtaaagagtaacttattgtatttgtatacacATCTTTGAGtcaatatcttttatttatgaagTTTTAAATGTGTCATCTTTTGTTATTGCTTTGTATTGTGTTGAATTGAGGTGGGTATTTCTTCTAGCCTTGTCAGTTCAATTATCTATTGCATTCGGTTCTCtttacatgcttgtacattctATGTACTGAGATCATTCGACTTgtatcttttcatgatgcagatacaggtgcTCAAGGTCATCAATAggcgcttcgttgataccacttgaAATCCAGCTAGCTTTGGTGAgtctccttgctttccggagggctTCACACGTATTTCTTGCTTTGTTAAGTTGTCATAGGTTTTTTCCCGACATCTATCTTagtgttagaggcttcataggtAGTAGAGGTTGAAGAGCCTATGATTATTTCCCCTTCTTGTTGAGACAGTTGATAGTAACTTAATAAGTATTTTCAGATGttcctttgagttgagtttttgTTTTAGACTTTAAAGTTTAATTATGCATTTGAAATTTCCATTTGCTTGAATAAGTCTTCTGCTAAGTAgttagccaggccaagggttcgtttggggATCATcgatggttctcgagtgccggccacgtctagggtgtagactTGGCGTGACAAGTTgcttcaattcaatcaaaagtcAATCCAAGACTTTGAGCATTTCCTTTTCGAACAACGTCCAAAGCCACACAATTTAATCCTACcaagtaatcacaataagatttcgaaaATAACAATACTCATACTAACGAGATTGTCGAAAGTCCAATCCGAGCATCTGAACCCCGAATGTTGACCAAACTCAACCCAAAAGCTAAAATTCACAAACTttcaacttaggacctcaaatcttctaGACCAATTTCCACATTTCGGAACTGATGGAATCGACACAATTCTATTTCCGAGACTCGAAACTTCAAAAGACACCAAAAATCTTTTTAACAACTTTAGCCTTTCAACTTCcaaaaatttcataattcacAACTTATAAATCAAAACTCGaaaccaaattcaaaattcaatcataaataacCCGGGGTCGATATCGGGAGGGGTATCACGGTAATTTTATGAAGAATTCCAAAAATGACATTGTTGTCATTACAAGTCATCAACAGAGGCGAACCCACATGTATAGGTAGGGTGCACGTGTATCTGCTCACTTCAGAAAAAacatgtgtatatatgtatacatcTTTTGAGAAACTAGAATACAACTAACTGTGCACCTATAGAGAGCTTAGAAGTGCACCTTGGGACATTGGTTTAAGCCAATATACCCAGCCGCACGACCACTACGAGACCAGGGGCCAGTCCCGGCTAAAACTCCATTTCACTGTTctattataatttttgaatttaaagggCTTATTTTAATTGTAACATCAAAATTGCTAGATAGGAGATTCATACTCGTGACAATCCAGTATAATAAACCCACTTAACCATTGAGCTATCTCACTcaattgtttttcaatttttttaataaagttaAAGTCTACATATTATCTTAAAGACtttaaaattcatattataGCAAAGTAAAGTTTAAGTATTAGCTTAGAGCTTATGCATGATCAATGTATtgtatgtcattttttttgtattattcaAGTCATTAGTGGTCAATTGAATTCGACATTTTCCTTAATCGTTATTGAAAGTTTTTTCAACGcctaaattataataatattgatatattaGCGCGCAATCTTTAAATTCTAGATCTGTTTCTAATAATATGTATAGATAATTAGTTCCACGAAATACACTAGAAGCAACAGCTATTGCTGCCTATTTCTCTACTAGACTAAGAAATTTGTGGGATGAGTATGATGTGCAGTGTGCTACTTCCTAGCAATTGATGAGTACCATTTttactctttcctttttttaacaCAGTAcgaataaataattaaagtcGACCGTCTATTTTTTAAAGgcaaattgtatttttattatcaaatttCACTTGATTATTCAACATTCTGTTAAACTTTAACCAACGATTCTACTTGGCCAATTCACAATTTTACTAactcttaagaaatttaataatctaatttttttcataatgttCATTTATGTTGTTTACAAAAGAGCAGAGTTTTTACttacaaattgaaaaaaagaaatcataaacTAAACCAAATACTTGAAGAATTTAAAGAGAGCTTACTGCTTCTATACTAAACCGAAATTTTCAGCGtaacacaaataaatatttttaacattaaccaatttaaattaactaacaaatcataaataatttcaacaaaaatatacttGGATTCTTGCACTAGAATTGCTTACTTTAATTAGTCACACGAATGAAATAACTTGTAGTAAAACTAACTTGtgcttatttttattaatattattattattgttactaCAATATCTTCAACTAGAGTACAAGACCATAACACAAATACTTGTAATATTGGTACAAAGGCAATAGATGATGTTTCTCATTTTCGATttaatttggatttcttaagttATGCCCCAAATTTAGCCTTGTAATCACTCCAAAGTTGATCAACCGTCTTCCCTAGTAAGTCAACAAAGAACTGATCACTATAGccatttctcattttcttgttaaGTTCTGCCACGAACCCATTTCTCAAACTGTTGCAGTAATCAAGAAATTGAGCGGTTACATCGTAGCCTTGGTCCCAACGATTGCCCTGGCCAGGTTTCACCCAGTGGCTTGGCCCAAGACCAGCTTTGAGCCTCACATAATCAGCAATTCCTTCAATTAATCCTCCGGGAGCCCCACCGTTCCCATTCCACTGCCATACGTGAGTGGCTTCGTGGTATAATACTCCAGTGATCTCTCTCCTAACATCTCCAGAGTAACCTTGGATGTACCTGCAAATGCATATTTAACATTTGAGTATAACAAGTActattacttaattatatatatacatatatacctcATATGTCACAATATATATGACTCACAAtctcaaaaagaatgatacatttttatatatatgttattgtttgtttgtttgttttttgggaggggggaggggggaggggtATGTATTTGGAGTTTAAGACGTGCATTCACTggttatttattaaatcaatttATGCGTACCTTGCACTAACATGAATCTCATTGTTGCTAGCGTAAGCTACTCCGTCCATGTCATCGACAAACATGCTTACTTTTGGAACATTTTTGCGGTCAGCCGGAGAATTCTGTTGGAAGATGTTCCATATGAAGGAAGTGGCAGCTACGAGTGTTTGCTGACTATATTGAGCTCCGATATCTCGGTCGAATCGGGCACCACCAGGGGTGTTTGCAGCCGTATTGGTGACAGAGTAATCTACCGCATCGATTTTTTGGGTGAATATTGCCAagataaataaagaagaaatgaagaaaatgttATTAGCCATTGCTTGTTTGCTATGCTAGTGATATGGTATTATCTTATAAAAAGATGAGcatttatatagtattttagAAGTTGGACCAAGTCAGTTGGAAAATTTAAAAGGATGATAATATAAAAGCCGCCAGAGtgggaaaatgaaaatttccaattacTTTATGAGTACGTCAAGTAATTAGTGTTTCTTGTAGTATGTAGCTAATACTCCTAATATATCCTCCACGACCCCCATCATTTCCATTCCCATTgccaattttttgcatatcaagaTTAAAAAAGTATTGAATCTGTCCGATAATAGCTAttcactatactattttgaaatgttcaataatacttgttcactttttgaaattaatggaaaattttacacttaatttctaatttacccttatcattaattatagttatttctctagacattatatttattactccctctgtccctaattacttgtccacttttgaattgacacacttattaagaaatcaattaatgacatagtgagtttaccattttatccctattaattatgaagtgaatgaaaAACTCtacatttttaaaagtaattagtcatttaattgagggtataataggtaaaaaaattgtcctttcttaatttatcaaaatggacaagtaattagatacaactataaaaggaaaaatggacaagtaattagggacagagggaataTATGCAAATGGTGATATAGTAAAACtatccttctatttatagtttcttaaaaaatgtgCAAAATCAATGTTGGACAAATATTGTTGAACAGATGAAGCAATAAAAATTACTCTCATCCCAAGACTAAATATAaagttatgttattttttaaaaaaaaccaattaaaaagaGTATATTGCATAAATTGGGATAAGTATAGTATTGTTTTGTTCTTAATATAAACTActcatatttttcaaattatttctcaaATCTATTGTGAttatatatcaataaatataaatattattaaaaaaatatatgtatacacttcatttattatttttaagtgaCCACAAAGTTCATAATGAGCTAGTAAAAATAAACGAAAAGAGTAATAAGCTAGAGAGATTGATGCAACACTGCGGTATAACATTTATATAAATTAGTAGTAATACTTTTTTGTGGAACACAAATATATGTGCAAACAAATCACTAAATTACAACAAATAGTAAGTCCGAATTcgtaatttgaaaaatataataagtttgatattaacaaatttaataaattgaacTCAAAAAAGGGAGTCGACAAGTCCACCACGATTGAGTCCAAAATACAAGCAAGGACTTgccttaaaatatatttaaataagtAGGACATGATTCATGAATAACGGTCCCTGCCCAGATAAAGGTAAGGGAAATAGTCCATTGTGgggttattgttattattaaagAAAGAATATAATTGAAATATAGACTAGCAATTCATTGGAAAGTGGGTGtaacaaagtaattaattgggctaattacagaaatcacatacttttaaggtaaaattacaatttatcccttaaaggtttataattacagaaatccctcaaacggatacaataatataagcgttgatacattaatttgatgcacgagatacattaatcgttaagtaagatacattacattttatacatgatacactaatccgatgtacattttatacatgatacactaatctgatgcgcgagatacattaatctgatgcgcgagatacactaatctgatgtgaaaaatgagagattttgaaaatttgtaaaacttatagggaataatggtaataagtaaactaaaaggcggatttctgtaatttttccctAATTAATATAACAGTAAGAtgatttattgatttatttt belongs to Solanum stenotomum isolate F172 chromosome 1, ASM1918654v1, whole genome shotgun sequence and includes:
- the LOC125853262 gene encoding F-box/kelch-repeat protein At3g06240-like, which gives rise to MAMSKSKYLPEELISEIFYRLPVKSIGRCRCLSKHWRNFLSDPQFIKLHFNLHAHTQEEKLIIVTWRSELHTITLIHDILENESIDSISTKVNFQHLTHNWISVAGSCNGLVLVIDRDNVQFLINPTTLEYHKFPVFDWALPPKTSCYMYGLGYDIVSDDYKVVSLSYRDTNNEFMSNTYVDLYSVRKGHWETLGVSPYDHSLTDRASGVLVNGALHWLACRTVEHSTAIAAFDLSVDKFLEVPGPIDLQDNCFMCNLATLKGCLCISTSLPRDINTVTFWIMKEYGVKESWTKFEIIEPSLDESLSTLLCSITDEDDVLLEVDEEWVVYNLKENRRKDLLIDVNPVTYEARTFVDSLVSPYFGNETEGSCIV
- the LOC125853263 gene encoding uncharacterized protein LOC125853263, with the protein product MANNIFFISSLFILAIFTQKIDAVDYSVTNTAANTPGGARFDRDIGAQYSQQTLVAATSFIWNIFQQNSPADRKNVPKVSMFVDDMDGVAYASNNEIHVSARYIQGYSGDVRREITGVLYHEATHVWQWNGNGGAPGGLIEGIADYVRLKAGLGPSHWVKPGQGNRWDQGYDVTAQFLDYCNSLRNGFVAELNKKMRNGYSDQFFVDLLGKTVDQLWSDYKAKFGA